Proteins co-encoded in one Arthrobacter sp. ERGS1:01 genomic window:
- a CDS encoding DUF4192 domain-containing protein: MRKIDKIKVSAGEDLLAFIPHIVGYWPRNSVVCIGMAGKALRATMRLDLPPAGAGNPAQFAALAAAQLSSDAEADGCLLAFFADSDWNEPRTFPHKELYAALRDAFGRAGLPVRDAWYVGKDHWRAIECTNASCCPWPGRSNTAINASFVNAEFVFRGSAVGGDPRERIPAMTAVTDRDFAGKVAKGIEAVLAPLCADGLAENQLSVTLGSWERALAHWPEPPDASMTAYLLASLGATCVRDAVLVSLATSPEQSLAGVVGTGYLCRDVPEPVVPAAWFGGNQAAGYDIVIGDESDAAIVAAGETFSNVLVGGSPDPGHPCCAPSWARLDRAEELLLFLARSVEGAGKAPVLCMLGWIHWCRGRGTWAGTFFQAAQESVPGYKLAYLLERLLDAGAIAAWAKDKATAWPGYQERLEAA, translated from the coding sequence ATGAGAAAAATTGACAAGATCAAGGTCAGTGCCGGTGAGGACCTGCTCGCATTCATCCCGCACATTGTGGGCTACTGGCCCCGGAACAGCGTGGTGTGCATCGGCATGGCCGGGAAGGCGCTGCGGGCCACCATGCGCCTGGACCTGCCCCCTGCCGGCGCCGGAAACCCCGCCCAATTCGCGGCGCTTGCCGCCGCCCAACTCTCCAGCGACGCCGAGGCCGACGGTTGCCTTCTCGCCTTCTTCGCCGACAGCGACTGGAACGAACCCCGCACCTTCCCGCACAAGGAGTTGTACGCGGCACTGCGGGACGCCTTTGGCCGGGCCGGGCTGCCCGTGCGCGACGCCTGGTATGTGGGGAAGGACCACTGGCGCGCCATTGAGTGCACCAACGCCTCTTGTTGCCCCTGGCCGGGGCGAAGCAACACGGCCATCAACGCCAGCTTCGTCAACGCCGAATTCGTGTTCCGCGGCAGCGCCGTGGGCGGGGACCCCCGGGAGCGGATTCCGGCCATGACGGCCGTCACCGACCGGGACTTTGCCGGCAAGGTGGCGAAAGGAATCGAGGCGGTCCTGGCCCCACTGTGCGCGGACGGCCTGGCCGAGAACCAGCTGAGCGTGACGCTGGGATCCTGGGAACGCGCCCTAGCCCACTGGCCCGAGCCGCCCGACGCCTCGATGACGGCCTATCTGCTGGCCAGCCTCGGTGCCACCTGCGTGCGCGACGCCGTCCTGGTCTCCCTGGCCACCTCGCCCGAGCAATCCCTGGCCGGGGTGGTGGGAACCGGATACCTCTGCCGGGACGTGCCCGAACCCGTGGTGCCGGCAGCCTGGTTTGGCGGCAACCAGGCCGCCGGCTACGACATCGTGATCGGCGACGAATCCGACGCCGCGATCGTTGCGGCCGGGGAGACCTTCAGCAATGTCCTGGTGGGCGGCTCGCCCGACCCCGGCCACCCATGCTGCGCACCCTCGTGGGCGCGGCTGGACCGGGCCGAGGAACTGCTGCTCTTCTTGGCCCGCTCCGTCGAGGGAGCCGGAAAGGCACCGGTCTTGTGCATGCTCGGCTGGATCCACTGGTGCCGGGGGCGCGGCACCTGGGCCGGCACCTTCTTCCAAGCCGCCCAGGAATCGGTGCCCGGCTACAAGCTCGCCTACTTGCTGGAACGGCTCCTGGACGCGGGCGCCATCGCGGCCTGGGCCAAGGACAAGGCCACCGCCTGGCCCGGCTACCAGGAGCGGTTGGAGGCCGCCTGA
- a CDS encoding MFS transporter, with the protein MDSKRAWIVWSVGVFAYLVAVTQRTSFGVAGLEATERFGASASALSAFTVIQLLVYAVLQIPVGVLVDRLGPRLMIASGAALMTIGQLQLAAATSVPGGVVGRVFVGAGDAMTFISVIRLVPAWFPSRRVPLLTQLTGQLGQFGQLISIAPFAIVLHVWGWSPAFLGLAALGLLAAALSVALLRNAPASSIPAAAGTGMKETAADLARAWLQPGTRLGMWSHFSTQFAGNVFVMTWGYPFLVSGQGLDPAEASVLLSLFVLVGIVCGPMLGGWVGRHPLRRSTMVLAVTGAITVAWLAVILYPGPAPLWLLVLLVLTLALGGPASMIGFDFARTFNPSHRIGTATGIVNVGGFFAALVTMYVVGLILDLLHNSGFSGGGLYSLDSFRIALSFQFIVLAVGITAVVSVRREVRRRMALTGETVPPLREALADNRRRRAQYRRELRADRAERKDSTKP; encoded by the coding sequence GTGGACAGTAAGCGTGCATGGATAGTTTGGAGCGTGGGCGTTTTCGCCTACCTCGTGGCCGTCACCCAGCGGACCTCCTTCGGAGTGGCCGGGCTGGAGGCCACCGAACGGTTTGGCGCCAGTGCCTCAGCGCTCTCGGCGTTCACCGTCATCCAACTCCTGGTCTACGCGGTCCTGCAGATTCCCGTGGGCGTCCTGGTGGACCGGCTGGGCCCGCGCCTGATGATCGCCTCCGGGGCGGCCCTGATGACGATCGGCCAGCTCCAGCTTGCCGCCGCCACCTCGGTGCCCGGCGGCGTGGTGGGCCGCGTGTTCGTGGGCGCCGGGGACGCCATGACGTTCATCTCCGTGATCCGGCTGGTTCCCGCCTGGTTCCCCTCCCGGCGGGTGCCGTTGCTGACCCAGCTCACGGGCCAGCTCGGGCAGTTTGGCCAGCTGATCTCGATTGCGCCCTTTGCGATCGTGCTCCATGTGTGGGGCTGGAGTCCGGCCTTCCTGGGCCTGGCCGCCCTGGGCCTGCTGGCCGCGGCCCTGTCGGTCGCCCTGCTCCGCAACGCCCCGGCGTCGTCCATCCCGGCGGCGGCGGGCACCGGCATGAAGGAAACCGCCGCCGACCTGGCCCGGGCCTGGCTGCAACCGGGCACCCGGCTGGGCATGTGGAGCCACTTTTCCACCCAGTTCGCCGGGAACGTGTTCGTCATGACCTGGGGCTACCCGTTCCTTGTCTCCGGGCAGGGCCTTGACCCGGCCGAGGCCAGCGTGCTGCTGAGCCTGTTCGTGCTGGTGGGAATCGTCTGCGGCCCCATGCTGGGCGGCTGGGTGGGCCGGCATCCCCTGCGGCGTTCCACCATGGTCCTGGCCGTCACGGGTGCCATCACCGTCGCCTGGCTCGCCGTGATCCTGTACCCGGGCCCGGCGCCCCTCTGGCTGCTGGTGCTCCTGGTGTTGACCCTGGCACTGGGCGGCCCCGCCTCCATGATCGGCTTCGACTTTGCCCGCACCTTCAACCCGTCCCACCGGATCGGCACGGCCACCGGAATCGTGAACGTGGGCGGCTTCTTCGCGGCACTCGTGACCATGTACGTGGTGGGCCTGATCCTTGACCTGCTCCACAACAGCGGCTTTTCCGGCGGCGGCCTGTACTCGCTGGACTCCTTCCGGATTGCGCTGTCCTTCCAGTTCATCGTCCTGGCCGTGGGGATCACGGCCGTCGTCTCCGTCCGCCGCGAGGTGCGCCGGCGCATGGCGCTGACGGGGGAGACGGTGCCGCCGCTGCGGGAGGCCCTGGCGGACAACCGTCGCCGCCGGGCCCAGTACCGGCGCGAACTGAGGGCCGACCGTGCCGAGCGCAAGGATTCTACGAAGCCTTAG
- a CDS encoding leucyl aminopeptidase, translating into MNASQNITFNVIGTDLKKVSADALVIGVGKGADGPVILDSPLSASAVTSLKASLSALGVTGAPDQLLRLPGLPDTGAQILVLAGVGKLAGTEITEESLRRAAGSAIRQLSGLSHVVLALPTTTVGQVSAIAEGAALGAYQYASLHTGTGSKKDSVATVTIFSALAKDPALASALDRAAIVAQAVNATRTLVNEPPSKLYPSTFADAAKDLAKGLPVKVTVMDEKRLLKDGYGGIMGVGQGSSRPPRMVKLEYKSDKAVADLALVGKGITFDSGGISIKPGAGMVTMKCDMAGAAAVLNTVLAVAGLGLPVNVTGWLCIAENMPSGTAIRPSDVLTIFGGKTVEVLNTDAEGRLVMADGLVAASQEFPDVIIDVATLTGAQVVALGHRTAGVMGDDGVSAALKAAADRSGELVWPMPLPEELRPSLDSPVADMANIGERMGGMMTAAVFLQEFIGKGKDGETIPWAHLDIAGPAFNEGAAYGYTPKQGTGMAVRTLVSYVEDVVARSV; encoded by the coding sequence GTGAATGCGAGCCAAAACATCACTTTCAACGTCATCGGCACGGACCTCAAAAAGGTCTCCGCCGATGCTCTCGTCATCGGCGTCGGCAAGGGTGCCGACGGTCCGGTCATCCTCGATTCCCCGCTGTCGGCCTCGGCTGTCACCTCGCTGAAGGCCTCCCTGTCCGCCCTGGGCGTCACGGGCGCCCCCGACCAGCTGCTGCGCCTCCCGGGCCTGCCCGACACCGGCGCGCAGATCCTGGTCCTGGCCGGCGTCGGCAAGCTCGCCGGCACCGAAATCACGGAGGAGTCGCTGCGCCGCGCGGCCGGTTCCGCCATCCGCCAGCTGTCCGGCCTGTCCCATGTGGTGCTGGCCCTGCCGACGACGACGGTGGGCCAGGTTTCCGCGATCGCCGAGGGTGCCGCGCTGGGCGCCTACCAGTACGCGAGCCTGCACACGGGCACGGGCTCCAAGAAGGACTCCGTTGCCACGGTGACGATCTTCTCCGCCCTGGCCAAGGACCCGGCCCTGGCCTCCGCACTCGACCGTGCCGCCATCGTCGCCCAGGCAGTGAACGCGACGCGCACCCTGGTCAACGAGCCCCCGAGCAAGCTGTACCCCTCCACCTTTGCCGACGCCGCGAAGGATCTGGCCAAGGGCCTGCCGGTCAAGGTCACCGTCATGGATGAAAAGCGCCTCCTCAAGGACGGCTACGGCGGCATCATGGGCGTGGGCCAGGGCTCCTCGCGCCCGCCGCGCATGGTCAAGCTGGAATACAAGTCGGACAAGGCCGTGGCCGACCTGGCCCTCGTGGGCAAGGGCATCACCTTTGACTCCGGCGGCATCTCCATCAAGCCCGGCGCCGGCATGGTCACCATGAAGTGCGACATGGCCGGCGCGGCCGCCGTGCTCAACACCGTCCTGGCCGTGGCCGGCCTCGGCCTGCCGGTCAACGTCACCGGCTGGCTCTGCATCGCCGAGAACATGCCCTCCGGCACGGCCATCCGCCCCTCCGACGTACTGACGATCTTCGGCGGCAAGACCGTCGAGGTGCTCAACACCGACGCCGAGGGCCGTTTGGTCATGGCCGACGGCCTCGTGGCCGCCTCGCAGGAATTCCCCGACGTCATCATCGACGTCGCCACCCTCACCGGTGCGCAGGTCGTGGCCCTGGGCCACCGCACCGCCGGCGTCATGGGCGACGACGGCGTCAGCGCGGCCCTGAAGGCCGCCGCGGACCGCTCGGGCGAGCTCGTGTGGCCCATGCCGTTGCCGGAGGAGCTGCGCCCGTCGCTGGACTCCCCCGTGGCCGACATGGCCAACATCGGTGAGCGCATGGGCGGCATGATGACCGCCGCCGTGTTCCTGCAGGAATTCATTGGCAAGGGCAAAGACGGCGAAACCATCCCCTGGGCCCACCTGGACATCGCCGGCCCCGCCTTCAACGAGGGCGCGGCCTACGGCTACACGCCCAAGCAGGGTACCGGCATGGCCGTGCGCACCCTTGTCAGCTACGTCGAGGACGTCGTGGCCCGCAGCGTCTAA
- the gcvT gene encoding glycine cleavage system aminomethyltransferase GcvT, with translation MSEIPEGVLHGPLHEWHVDHGAKMAEFGGWLMPLQYDGGGVVSEHTAVRTTVGLFDVSHLGKAGIRGAGAVDFANRCLSNDLGRIRPGSAQYTLALTDEGTVTDDLIAYLRAADDLFLIPNAANTAAVVAALQGARDAEGAELEITNLHRDFGVFALQGPESAAVMAALGLPQPAGYMSFVDATAVINGVELPLTICRTGYTGEHGYEIVPRWDDALTVWEALAAAVEAAGGKAAGLGARDTLRTEMGYALHGHELSTSITPVEAGVGWAVGWKKESFWGKDVLAAQKAAGAPRKSVGLLATERGVPRAGVNVLGAEGAVLGATTSGTFSPTLGNGIALALVDPSVQLGDTLALDIRGRRLGVTVVKPPFVQMRVSS, from the coding sequence ATGAGTGAAATTCCCGAAGGGGTCCTGCATGGGCCGCTGCACGAGTGGCATGTTGACCACGGGGCCAAGATGGCCGAGTTCGGCGGCTGGCTGATGCCGCTGCAGTACGACGGCGGCGGGGTGGTTTCCGAGCACACAGCGGTGCGCACCACCGTGGGACTCTTCGACGTCTCCCACCTGGGCAAGGCCGGAATCCGCGGCGCCGGTGCCGTCGACTTCGCCAACCGGTGCCTGTCCAACGATCTGGGCCGCATCCGGCCCGGCAGCGCCCAGTACACTCTGGCGCTGACCGATGAGGGAACCGTCACCGATGATCTGATCGCCTACCTGCGCGCCGCCGACGACCTCTTCCTGATCCCCAACGCCGCCAACACGGCCGCCGTCGTGGCCGCCCTCCAGGGTGCCCGCGATGCCGAGGGCGCCGAGCTTGAGATCACCAATCTGCACCGGGACTTTGGCGTCTTCGCCCTGCAGGGCCCGGAATCCGCCGCCGTCATGGCGGCCCTGGGCCTGCCGCAGCCGGCCGGGTACATGTCCTTCGTCGACGCCACGGCCGTCATCAACGGCGTGGAGCTGCCGCTGACCATCTGCCGCACCGGCTACACGGGTGAACACGGTTACGAGATCGTGCCCCGCTGGGACGACGCGCTCACGGTGTGGGAGGCACTGGCCGCCGCCGTCGAGGCCGCCGGAGGCAAGGCTGCGGGCCTGGGCGCCCGCGACACCCTGCGCACCGAAATGGGTTATGCCCTGCACGGCCACGAACTCTCCACCTCGATCACCCCCGTGGAGGCCGGTGTCGGTTGGGCCGTGGGCTGGAAGAAGGAGTCGTTCTGGGGCAAGGACGTGCTCGCCGCGCAGAAGGCGGCCGGCGCGCCCCGGAAGTCGGTGGGCCTGCTGGCCACCGAGCGCGGCGTTCCCCGGGCCGGCGTCAACGTCCTGGGCGCCGAAGGCGCGGTTCTTGGTGCCACGACGTCCGGCACGTTCTCGCCCACCCTGGGCAACGGAATCGCCCTGGCCCTGGTGGACCCGTCGGTGCAGCTGGGGGACACCCTGGCCCTTGACATTCGCGGCCGCCGGCTGGGCGTCACCGTGGTCAAGCCGCCGTTTGTCCAGATGCGCGTCTCCAGCTAG
- the lpdA gene encoding dihydrolipoyl dehydrogenase, with protein sequence MADQAAGQEFDILILGGGSGGYAAALRAIQLGMTVGLVEKNKLGGTCLHNGCIPTKALLHAAEVADHAREGSKVGVNVELTSIDMNAVNAYKDGIIAGKYKGLQGLIKGKGITVIDGEGKLTAPNTITVNGVNYTGKNIVLATGSYSRSLPGLEIGGKVITSDQALTMDYVPKSAIVLGGGVIGVEFASVWKSFGVDVTIIEGMASLVPNEDASIIKVLERTFRKRGIKFNTGTFFQGVEQTADGVKATLVDGKTFEADLMLVAVGRGPSTAGMGFEEAGVTIDRGFVITNERLHTGVGNIYAVGDIVPGVQLAHRGFQQGIFVAEEIAGLNPVVVEDINVPKVTFCDPEIASVGLNEKQAKEKFGDANVESTEYNLAGNGKSAILGTGGIIKFVREKDGPVVGVHMIGSRVGEQIGEAQLIVNWEAYPEDVASLIHAHPTQNEALGEAAMALAGRPLHG encoded by the coding sequence GTGGCCGATCAGGCAGCTGGGCAAGAATTCGACATCCTGATTCTCGGTGGTGGCAGTGGCGGTTACGCCGCAGCATTGCGTGCCATCCAATTGGGCATGACCGTTGGACTGGTGGAAAAGAACAAGTTGGGCGGCACCTGCCTGCACAACGGTTGTATCCCCACCAAGGCCCTTCTGCACGCCGCAGAAGTCGCCGACCACGCCCGTGAGGGCTCCAAGGTGGGTGTCAACGTTGAGCTGACCAGCATCGACATGAATGCCGTCAACGCGTACAAGGACGGCATCATTGCCGGCAAGTACAAGGGCCTGCAGGGTCTCATCAAGGGCAAGGGCATCACCGTCATCGACGGCGAAGGCAAGCTCACCGCCCCGAACACGATCACCGTGAACGGCGTGAACTACACGGGCAAGAACATCGTGCTGGCCACGGGTTCCTACTCCCGCAGCCTCCCCGGCCTGGAAATTGGCGGCAAGGTCATCACCTCCGACCAGGCCCTGACCATGGACTACGTGCCCAAGAGCGCAATCGTGCTCGGCGGCGGCGTGATCGGCGTCGAGTTCGCTTCCGTCTGGAAGTCCTTCGGCGTGGACGTCACCATCATCGAAGGCATGGCCTCCCTGGTCCCCAACGAAGATGCCTCCATCATCAAGGTCCTTGAGCGCACGTTCCGCAAGCGCGGCATCAAGTTCAACACCGGCACCTTCTTCCAGGGCGTGGAGCAGACCGCCGACGGCGTCAAGGCCACCCTCGTGGACGGCAAGACGTTCGAAGCGGACCTCATGCTCGTGGCAGTCGGCCGTGGCCCGTCCACCGCAGGCATGGGCTTCGAGGAAGCCGGCGTCACGATCGACCGCGGCTTTGTCATCACCAACGAGCGCCTGCACACCGGCGTCGGCAACATCTACGCCGTGGGCGACATCGTCCCCGGCGTCCAGCTGGCCCACCGCGGCTTCCAACAGGGCATCTTCGTGGCCGAGGAAATCGCCGGCCTGAACCCCGTAGTGGTCGAGGACATCAACGTCCCGAAGGTCACCTTCTGCGATCCCGAGATCGCCTCGGTCGGCTTGAACGAAAAGCAGGCCAAGGAAAAGTTTGGCGACGCCAACGTCGAAAGCACCGAATACAACCTTGCCGGCAACGGCAAGAGCGCCATTCTGGGCACCGGCGGCATCATCAAGTTCGTCCGCGAAAAGGACGGCCCCGTGGTGGGCGTGCACATGATCGGCAGCCGCGTTGGCGAGCAGATCGGTGAGGCACAGCTCATCGTGAACTGGGAAGCCTACCCGGAGGATGTTGCGAGCCTGATCCACGCACACCCCACCCAGAACGAAGCCCTCGGGGAAGCGGCCATGGCATTGGCCGGCCGCCCGCTCCACGGCTAG
- a CDS encoding proteasome assembly chaperone family protein: protein MNNIEYTPFQDPESLYALNEVLLDAEDLHGLNLLMSFTGFADAGHVVSQIAGELSDNLASEPVAVFDIDQLIDYRSRRPRMTFSEDHLSNYAAPSLVLYRMVDALGQPFLYLTGSEPDLQWERFTLAVLGLVRRLDVNLTAWVHSVPMPVPHTRPIGTTVHGNRPELIEGISAWKTTLEIPSAIGHLLEFRLAAEGRNVVGYAIHVPHYLADAEYPPAAVAGLEYLGAAAALMLPSERLREAGRAVERQITEQVEGSAEVAAVVANLEKQYDDHTDGTSRRSLLAGDNDELPDADELGAAVEAYLASRDSAPGAPDEGDSSNI from the coding sequence ATGAACAACATCGAGTACACGCCGTTCCAAGACCCCGAATCCCTCTACGCCCTCAACGAGGTACTGCTGGACGCCGAGGACCTGCACGGGCTGAACCTGTTGATGTCCTTCACCGGCTTCGCCGACGCCGGCCACGTGGTGAGCCAGATTGCCGGGGAACTCTCCGACAACCTGGCCTCCGAGCCCGTGGCGGTCTTTGATATCGACCAGCTCATCGACTACCGCTCCCGCCGGCCCCGCATGACCTTCAGCGAGGACCACCTGAGCAACTACGCGGCCCCGTCGCTGGTGCTGTACAGGATGGTTGACGCGCTGGGCCAGCCGTTCCTGTACTTGACCGGCAGCGAACCGGACCTGCAATGGGAGCGGTTCACGCTGGCCGTGCTGGGCCTGGTGCGGCGCCTGGATGTGAACCTGACCGCATGGGTCCATTCGGTGCCCATGCCGGTCCCGCACACCCGGCCCATCGGCACCACCGTGCACGGCAACCGGCCCGAACTCATCGAGGGCATTTCGGCGTGGAAGACCACCCTGGAAATCCCGTCCGCGATCGGGCACCTGCTTGAATTCCGGCTCGCCGCCGAGGGGCGGAACGTGGTGGGCTACGCCATCCACGTCCCGCACTACCTGGCCGACGCCGAGTACCCGCCCGCCGCCGTCGCCGGCCTGGAATACCTGGGTGCCGCCGCGGCGCTCATGCTGCCCAGCGAGCGGCTCCGCGAGGCCGGCCGGGCCGTGGAACGCCAGATCACCGAACAGGTGGAAGGGTCCGCCGAGGTGGCCGCCGTGGTGGCCAACCTGGAAAAGCAGTACGACGACCACACCGACGGCACGTCCCGCCGTTCGCTGCTGGCCGGCGACAACGACGAACTGCCCGACGCCGACGAGCTCGGGGCCGCCGTGGAGGCATACCTGGCCAGCCGCGACTCCGCGCCGGGCGCCCCCGATGAGGGTGATTCAAGCAACATCTAG